In Methanosarcina barkeri MS, a single window of DNA contains:
- a CDS encoding alpha/beta fold hydrolase — protein sequence MKNYTNMNNLKKYGNPPFSLAVIHGGPGAPGEMAPVARELSVFGGVLEPLQTAVTIEEQVRELKEILEGHGDLPVTLIGFSWGAMLSFIFTARHPHLVKKLILIGSGPYEEKYAARIKKTRINRLGKEDLENFVCLTETLDDPSAKNLNETLCNFGKLMSKTDTYDPLPYEDEVLECNYESFKGVWEEASELRSRGKLLKIGKEIHCPVVAIHGDYDPHPFEGVKEPLSRTLKDFKFFLLEKCGHQPWIEKEAKEKFYSLLRNEI from the coding sequence ATGAAAAATTATACAAACATGAATAATCTGAAAAAATACGGAAATCCACCTTTTAGTCTTGCTGTAATCCACGGCGGCCCGGGAGCTCCAGGGGAAATGGCACCTGTTGCAAGAGAACTCTCCGTTTTTGGAGGCGTACTTGAACCGCTTCAAACCGCAGTAACTATTGAAGAGCAGGTCAGGGAGCTAAAGGAAATTCTGGAAGGTCACGGCGACCTACCGGTTACATTAATTGGTTTTTCCTGGGGTGCAATGCTCAGCTTTATTTTTACTGCCCGGCATCCCCATCTAGTAAAAAAGCTAATACTTATCGGGAGCGGCCCATACGAAGAAAAATATGCTGCGCGCATAAAGAAAACCCGGATAAACAGGCTCGGAAAAGAAGATCTGGAGAACTTCGTTTGCCTGACCGAAACCCTTGATGATCCTTCAGCTAAAAACCTGAATGAAACCCTGTGCAATTTTGGAAAATTAATGTCGAAAACTGATACTTATGATCCTCTTCCCTATGAAGATGAAGTTCTTGAGTGCAACTACGAGAGCTTCAAAGGCGTATGGGAAGAAGCAAGTGAACTGAGAAGCCGAGGAAAGCTACTCAAAATCGGAAAAGAAATCCACTGCCCGGTAGTTGCGATTCATGGCGACTATGACCCGCATCCATTTGAAGGAGTTAAAGAACCTCTTTCTCGGACTTTGAAGGATTTCAAGTTTTTTTTGCTGGAAAAATGCGGACATCAGCCCTGGATTGAGAAGGAAGCAAAGGAGAAATTTTACAGTTTACTGAGGAACGAAATTTAA
- a CDS encoding flavodoxin family protein, which produces MKVIAINGSPRKNWNTATLLEKALEGAASEGAETELIHLYDLNFKGCISCFACKLRGGKSFGKCAVKDELTSMLERLEDVGAVILGSPIYLGNSTGEMRSFMERYIFPYITYSIDTQTFYPRNIPVGFIYTMNITEDLFELVGTNKLIESNEWVATRIFGYSESLCSTDTYQFDDYSKYASSIFNPEEKAKRREEVFPQDCQKAFEMGARFVKLQKALEARSRVNDRDQKG; this is translated from the coding sequence ATGAAAGTGATAGCGATAAACGGAAGTCCTCGAAAGAACTGGAACACAGCTACCCTGCTGGAAAAAGCTCTTGAAGGCGCAGCTTCGGAAGGTGCAGAAACAGAATTAATCCACCTTTATGATCTCAACTTTAAAGGCTGCATAAGTTGTTTTGCCTGCAAATTAAGAGGTGGAAAAAGCTTTGGAAAGTGCGCAGTAAAGGATGAACTGACATCTATGCTGGAAAGGCTGGAGGACGTCGGTGCTGTAATACTTGGATCGCCAATTTACCTTGGAAATTCCACAGGAGAAATGCGGTCATTTATGGAGCGCTATATATTCCCATATATAACCTACTCTATTGACACACAGACATTTTATCCCAGAAATATTCCTGTTGGTTTCATCTACACTATGAACATCACTGAGGACCTTTTTGAGCTGGTTGGGACTAATAAGCTTATTGAGTCAAATGAATGGGTTGCAACAAGGATATTTGGGTATTCCGAATCGTTATGCAGCACCGATACATACCAGTTTGATGATTATTCAAAATACGCTTCGTCTATTTTCAATCCTGAGGAAAAGGCAAAAAGGCGAGAAGAAGTGTTTCCGCAGGACTGCCAGAAAGCTTTTGAGATGGGAGCCAGGTTTGTTAAGCTGCAAAAAGCTCTGGAGGCCAGAAGTAGAGTGAATGACAGAGATCAAAAAGGATAA
- a CDS encoding glutamate decarboxylase yields MISKKVNLETLDESKKYRVGAYSARYIQKVKEKGIPKYEFPEKGMSPRAAYQLVHDEQSLDGNPFLNLASFVNTWMEPEADKLVMENINKNIIDIFEYPQTDKVIHRNIVNMLGRLFNGHHTEFMGTATAGSSEAIMLGLLAHKWSWKNSGRGTGKPNIIFGNDAHVCWDKFAKYFDVEARKIPIDKDRRTITADAVSEQIDENTICVGCVLGTTFTGEIDPVKDINDLLLGYKEEKGWDIPIHIDAASGGFILPFTEPDFEWDFRLERVKSINVSGHKYGLTYPGLGWLIFRDESDLPEDLIFHVNYLGEMEDSYTLNFSGGSAMVAAQYYNILRFGKAGYTGIMKNILEVSQDLAERVDRLGRFEMLNKGERLPIIAFKQKEETGYSLQQLSYKLREKGWIVPAYCLPENAADIEIMRIVIRENFTPDMAAILVNDIENACQFFKNGRKSETKKPCPPDDGMVHIC; encoded by the coding sequence ATGATTTCAAAGAAAGTAAATCTGGAAACTTTAGATGAGTCTAAAAAGTATCGTGTTGGTGCATACAGTGCCAGATATATCCAAAAGGTCAAAGAAAAAGGAATTCCCAAGTACGAATTCCCTGAAAAAGGGATGAGTCCAAGAGCTGCTTATCAACTGGTACATGATGAACAGAGTCTCGACGGCAATCCCTTCCTGAATCTGGCAAGTTTTGTCAACACATGGATGGAACCAGAAGCAGACAAGCTTGTCATGGAAAACATAAATAAAAATATCATAGATATTTTCGAATATCCTCAAACTGACAAAGTTATTCACAGGAATATTGTGAATATGCTTGGGCGTCTTTTTAATGGGCATCATACCGAATTCATGGGTACGGCAACAGCAGGCTCTTCAGAAGCTATAATGCTGGGTTTGCTGGCTCACAAATGGAGCTGGAAAAACTCAGGGCGAGGCACAGGCAAACCAAACATAATTTTTGGAAACGATGCTCACGTTTGCTGGGATAAATTTGCCAAATACTTTGACGTCGAAGCTAGAAAAATTCCTATAGACAAAGACAGACGTACAATTACGGCAGATGCTGTCTCAGAGCAGATTGATGAGAACACAATCTGTGTTGGTTGCGTTTTGGGAACAACTTTTACAGGAGAAATCGATCCTGTAAAGGATATTAATGATTTACTTTTGGGATACAAGGAAGAAAAAGGCTGGGACATACCCATCCACATAGATGCTGCAAGTGGCGGCTTCATATTGCCATTTACCGAACCTGATTTTGAGTGGGACTTCAGACTGGAAAGAGTAAAATCGATAAACGTTTCAGGACATAAATACGGATTGACTTATCCGGGCCTTGGCTGGCTTATTTTCCGTGATGAAAGTGACCTTCCCGAAGACCTGATTTTCCATGTGAACTACCTCGGAGAAATGGAAGATTCGTACACCCTGAACTTTTCAGGAGGCAGTGCGATGGTTGCGGCCCAATATTACAATATTTTAAGATTCGGAAAAGCTGGTTATACCGGAATAATGAAGAATATCCTTGAGGTTTCTCAGGATCTTGCTGAGAGGGTTGACAGACTGGGCCGTTTCGAAATGCTGAACAAAGGAGAAAGACTTCCTATAATTGCTTTCAAGCAAAAAGAGGAAACTGGTTATTCCCTGCAGCAGCTCTCGTACAAGCTAAGAGAGAAGGGCTGGATAGTTCCCGCCTACTGTCTTCCAGAAAATGCGGCGGATATCGAGATAATGCGCATTGTCATAAGAGAAAATTTCACTCCGGATATGGCAGCAATTCTTGTAAACGATATCGAAAATGCATGTCAGTTTTTTAAAAATGGTAGAAAATCCGAAACAAAAAAACCCTGCCCGCCTGATGATGGTATGGTCCATATTTGCTGA
- a CDS encoding multidrug effflux MFS transporter, which yields MAFKQKTNTSKDRIQKNLKVTVPLLALLSAFPPLTTDMILPALPDLAKSWNVSLSLINLNLVFFFVTYGLFLLFYGPISDRYGRRRPLLVGLAVYIVTSLLGAFVSGAPMLIGTRILQAAGAAAGSSISMAMTKDIFVGSERERILAYIAVIMGLAPMLAPIIGGWILLYMSWHWIFLMEAFMGIIAMFGVLHFPETLPEVSETPLSQVINTYGRLLLNPPYMIMVLVMSVSFFPLFSFIAGSSAIYINEFGLSEQKYSYFFALNALAIMTGAFSCLRLTRRVNSKHLMTIAFAGVFLGGIFLLFMGQHGPWSFALSMFMVSFSLGLSRPPSNNLALEQVDQDIGSASSLLIFTYFIFGAVSMWFISLEWADKIPVLGTTVIVCGALVFTAWFVIQKRGVKGIA from the coding sequence ATGGCTTTCAAACAAAAAACAAATACTTCTAAAGACAGAATACAAAAAAATTTGAAAGTGACCGTGCCGCTTCTGGCACTTCTGTCTGCCTTTCCTCCTCTTACCACAGACATGATTTTACCGGCCCTTCCCGATCTGGCCAAAAGCTGGAACGTCTCTCTATCGCTAATTAACTTGAACCTGGTTTTTTTCTTTGTGACCTATGGGCTTTTCCTTCTCTTCTACGGCCCGATTTCTGACCGTTATGGACGTCGACGTCCTCTCCTTGTCGGGCTTGCAGTGTACATAGTGACAAGTCTGCTAGGTGCTTTTGTTTCTGGTGCTCCCATGCTGATAGGTACTCGCATACTGCAAGCTGCAGGAGCTGCTGCCGGTTCCTCTATATCCATGGCAATGACAAAAGATATTTTCGTGGGTTCAGAAAGAGAAAGAATTCTTGCATATATAGCTGTAATCATGGGCCTTGCCCCCATGCTTGCTCCGATCATTGGCGGGTGGATTCTTCTGTATATGTCCTGGCACTGGATATTCTTAATGGAGGCATTCATGGGAATTATCGCAATGTTTGGCGTTCTCCACTTTCCGGAAACACTACCAGAAGTATCTGAAACTCCTTTATCTCAGGTCATTAATACCTACGGCAGATTGCTGCTCAATCCCCCGTATATGATCATGGTTCTAGTCATGTCAGTCAGTTTTTTCCCATTGTTTAGCTTCATTGCAGGTTCTTCTGCCATCTATATTAACGAGTTTGGCCTGAGCGAGCAAAAATACAGCTACTTTTTTGCCTTAAATGCCCTTGCCATTATGACCGGTGCCTTCTCTTGCCTTCGGTTAACAAGAAGAGTGAATTCAAAGCACTTGATGACAATCGCATTTGCGGGAGTTTTTCTGGGCGGTATTTTCCTACTTTTTATGGGACAACATGGTCCCTGGAGCTTTGCTCTTTCCATGTTTATGGTTTCGTTTTCCCTGGGTTTAAGCCGTCCTCCCAGCAATAACCTTGCGCTGGAACAGGTTGACCAGGATATAGGTTCAGCTTCTTCCCTGCTGATTTTTACCTATTTCATCTTTGGGGCTGTGAGCATGTGGTTTATCTCTCTGGAATGGGCGGATAAAATCCCTGTGCTCGGAACCACGGTCATAGTTTGCGGAGCTCTGGTGTTTACGGCATGGTTTGTTATACAGAAAAGAGGCGTAAAGGGAATTGCTTAA
- a CDS encoding tetratricopeptide repeat protein produces the protein MANDFKENRSVRTGKPGRTNKTGKTSKRTSRTDKTTETAYDRLDKALAAHEKALEKNPEDAAAWAGKAAVFLKHRRYSASLKAIKKALEIEPENPHYLYEKGFVLLQLNREGDALQVFDRLLEIKPDSDKTWNLKTSVLCRLKQHEKALKDSEKALSANPKLAGAWHAKGSVLADMGRYEEAIEAYDAALKLNPNLARVLVGKGFALYSLDRPVEAMIAYDAALKINPDNAKTWIGKGLVHLKLGKFKRTIAACSKAISIKPDSSDAWYCKGMALSGLDKNEEALGALERALRIDPDNFEARKALASVNSKLGISLEEEEEERMGEEKPKAKRNVWTRKKPTSEILKKSLDQEKEKRGKISRKNLGAKKE, from the coding sequence ATGGCAAATGATTTTAAAGAAAATAGAAGCGTACGAACAGGAAAACCGGGTAGAACAAACAAGACAGGCAAAACAAGCAAGAGAACAAGTAGAACCGACAAAACCACTGAGACAGCTTATGACCGGCTGGACAAAGCCCTTGCAGCACACGAAAAGGCCCTTGAGAAAAACCCGGAGGATGCTGCAGCCTGGGCTGGCAAGGCAGCAGTGTTTCTAAAGCATAGGAGGTATAGTGCCTCCCTAAAGGCGATTAAAAAAGCTCTTGAAATCGAGCCTGAAAACCCTCACTACCTTTACGAAAAAGGTTTTGTGCTCCTGCAGCTCAACAGGGAAGGAGATGCATTACAGGTCTTTGACAGGTTGCTCGAAATAAAACCTGACAGCGATAAAACCTGGAATCTCAAAACTTCAGTACTTTGCAGACTAAAGCAGCACGAAAAAGCCCTTAAAGATTCTGAAAAAGCTCTTTCTGCCAATCCGAAGCTTGCAGGAGCCTGGCACGCAAAAGGTTCTGTGCTTGCAGATATGGGCCGATATGAAGAGGCTATAGAAGCCTATGACGCCGCGCTTAAGCTTAACCCGAACCTTGCAAGAGTCCTGGTGGGGAAAGGATTTGCCCTCTACAGCCTGGACAGGCCTGTGGAAGCCATGATAGCTTATGACGCTGCTCTCAAAATAAACCCTGATAATGCAAAGACCTGGATAGGGAAAGGTCTTGTCCACCTAAAACTTGGCAAATTCAAAAGAACTATTGCAGCCTGCAGCAAAGCGATTTCAATCAAACCTGATTCTTCCGATGCCTGGTACTGCAAAGGCATGGCCCTTTCCGGCCTGGATAAGAATGAAGAAGCTCTTGGAGCTCTTGAAAGAGCCCTCCGGATCGATCCGGACAATTTCGAGGCTAGAAAAGCTCTGGCTTCCGTGAATTCTAAGCTCGGAATATCTCTCGAAGAAGAGGAAGAAGAAAGAATGGGAGAAGAGAAGCCGAAAGCGAAGCGAAATGTGTGGACAAGAAAAAAGCCAACAAGTGAGATACTAAAGAAAAGTCTGGATCAGGAAAAAGAGAAAAGAGGAAAAATTAGCAGGAAGAACTTAGGAGCAAAGAAAGAGTAA
- a CDS encoding helix-turn-helix transcriptional regulator, which translates to MKHCLLNLILFSGRRKDILLLLKEKPRDVDEIKELLNVNASSIQLHMKKMKDSGLITQKGKIYSLSEIGEIIVENMQPLLSTTETLGENTEYWLSHDLSSIPEFLLERIGELGHCELLEPDVGHLFETPKILRDSILSSRRP; encoded by the coding sequence ATGAAACACTGCCTTCTTAACCTGATTCTTTTTTCTGGAAGAAGAAAAGATATTCTACTACTCTTAAAGGAAAAACCAAGAGACGTTGATGAGATAAAAGAATTGCTTAATGTGAATGCCAGTTCGATCCAGCTCCATATGAAAAAAATGAAAGATTCCGGCCTGATAACCCAAAAAGGCAAAATTTACAGTTTGTCCGAGATTGGAGAGATAATAGTTGAAAATATGCAGCCCCTGCTCAGTACGACTGAGACCTTAGGAGAAAATACTGAATACTGGCTGAGCCACGATTTAAGCTCGATTCCTGAGTTCCTGCTGGAGAGAATCGGCGAACTAGGGCACTGCGAGCTACTGGAACCTGACGTCGGACACCTTTTTGAAACCCCAAAAATACTCCGGGATAGTATTCTAAGCTCAAGGAGACCCTAA
- a CDS encoding transcriptional regulator FilR1 domain-containing protein has protein sequence MYTELAETGAEIVLCMTESVAQRLFLNNRIEAEKLSRAVNSRLFISRRPTTIPSLIVTDKIIAFKLFENNGKLRDQLILSSGERALCWGKELFRYYLEAAEPLNEKSFFQ, from the coding sequence ATTTATACCGAACTTGCGGAGACGGGAGCTGAAATTGTACTCTGTATGACCGAAAGTGTTGCACAGCGTTTATTTTTAAATAATCGTATAGAAGCAGAGAAACTGTCCAGAGCAGTTAACTCCAGGCTTTTTATATCACGAAGGCCGACAACAATCCCATCCCTGATTGTAACGGATAAGATCATTGCATTTAAACTCTTTGAAAACAATGGAAAGTTAAGGGACCAGCTAATCCTGTCTTCTGGAGAAAGAGCACTATGCTGGGGAAAGGAACTTTTCAGGTACTATCTGGAAGCAGCCGAACCTCTGAATGAGAAATCGTTTTTTCAGTAA
- a CDS encoding M20/M25/M40 family metallo-hydrolase, translating into MSEILDDSFEPKAVHDHFMELTTKYHPSGEENQVREYVIECAEKIEGVEVIHYDPGAKDPGERVIVLRRKGSGDYASDPYVTLQAHMDMVCYPDRTIEFPLHVFGYLDNESAKWIKAGDENSVTDPSLGTTLGADDGIGVATILALLEDENLKDYPIECLFTVQEETDMGGAAGFDKNLLIGRKYINLDAEDANIIIYGSAAGQDVQFEGNVILEAVTTDFVTLELSISGLLGGHSGVDINKGRLNAIKVIAEALIRLNKRLTNLDGTAGKCITSYDLRLISLNSLKKDEIEKKNPVVNKIPTWIVARIAIPRSEKDNFKNDFKAYIAALKRQFPEEKNFECSVEEVSSEDVISFQKSLDKASTDALLCLLRQIPHGIIRMIPKITDVVETSSNLAAVNLFGLKEDKITIKSLNRSSDENSLGELVQIQEIIGKIFNYQVNAEKASPIWQPKDESDLVDKAEDVYKDKELYGDETKATVIHAGLECCYIVEKYGDSMDCISIGPTIVNPHTGGERLKADTVKTFYKAVSTLIQELFKKSA; encoded by the coding sequence ATGTCAGAAATATTAGATGACTCTTTTGAGCCAAAGGCAGTGCATGACCATTTTATGGAACTAACAACAAAATATCACCCATCTGGTGAGGAAAACCAGGTCCGTGAGTATGTTATAGAATGTGCCGAAAAGATAGAAGGTGTAGAAGTCATTCATTACGATCCCGGAGCTAAAGATCCCGGAGAAAGAGTAATTGTTCTTCGTAGAAAGGGCTCAGGGGACTATGCCAGTGATCCTTATGTCACTCTACAGGCTCACATGGATATGGTATGTTACCCTGACAGAACCATCGAATTTCCCTTACATGTCTTTGGTTATCTTGATAACGAAAGTGCAAAATGGATAAAAGCAGGAGATGAGAACAGTGTCACCGATCCATCATTGGGTACCACCCTGGGTGCAGATGATGGAATTGGAGTAGCAACTATACTTGCCCTTCTGGAAGATGAGAACCTCAAAGACTACCCAATTGAATGCTTATTTACTGTTCAGGAAGAAACCGATATGGGTGGAGCTGCAGGTTTTGACAAAAATCTCTTGATCGGTAGAAAGTACATAAATCTCGATGCAGAAGATGCAAATATAATTATTTACGGCAGTGCAGCAGGGCAGGATGTCCAGTTCGAAGGGAATGTTATCTTAGAAGCTGTTACAACTGATTTTGTTACCCTGGAATTGTCGATCTCAGGGCTTCTTGGAGGGCACTCCGGTGTTGATATCAACAAAGGGAGACTTAATGCTATTAAAGTTATTGCCGAGGCTCTTATCCGGCTTAACAAAAGACTTACAAACCTTGATGGCACAGCAGGCAAATGCATCACAAGCTATGACCTGCGCCTGATTTCATTAAACTCATTGAAAAAGGACGAAATAGAAAAGAAAAATCCAGTAGTAAACAAAATTCCGACCTGGATTGTCGCGAGAATAGCTATTCCAAGAAGCGAGAAAGACAATTTTAAAAATGATTTTAAGGCATATATTGCCGCTTTAAAGAGACAGTTTCCTGAGGAGAAGAATTTTGAATGTAGTGTTGAAGAGGTAAGTTCTGAAGATGTGATTTCATTCCAGAAATCTCTTGATAAAGCGTCGACAGATGCACTTCTTTGCTTACTTCGACAGATACCACACGGCATCATCCGCATGATTCCAAAAATCACTGACGTTGTGGAGACATCAAGCAACCTGGCAGCTGTTAATTTATTTGGACTAAAGGAAGACAAAATAACAATTAAATCCTTAAACCGCAGCTCAGACGAAAATTCATTGGGTGAGCTTGTCCAAATTCAAGAAATCATAGGTAAAATATTCAATTATCAAGTAAATGCAGAAAAAGCTTCTCCTATTTGGCAACCAAAAGACGAATCTGACCTGGTTGATAAAGCAGAAGATGTGTATAAGGATAAAGAACTATATGGCGATGAGACCAAAGCAACCGTAATCCATGCAGGCCTTGAATGTTGCTATATTGTAGAAAAATACGGTGACTCTATGGATTGCATTTCCATAGGGCCTACTATAGTAAACCCTCATACAGGAGGCGAACGCCTTAAGGCGGACACAGTGAAAACCTTCTACAAGGCAGTAAGCACTCTTATTCAGGAACTCTTTAAGAAAAGTGCATAA
- a CDS encoding LysE family translocator — protein MRPLIEQSQLIYFIAASAALTLLPGPDILFVITQSISQGKKAGIATASGLSTGVLAHTTAAAIGVSALIYKSALAFEIVKYAGAVYLLYLAWHALKESEELVSSAPVRETNTFALYRRGIFMNVLNPKVALFFLAFLPQFVNIGSGNVPMQMIFLGIIFMVQAWLIFSAVSVFAGTVGERIIQKPGVGRYINWGKAGIFTFIGIKLALSHK, from the coding sequence GTGAGACCCTTGATAGAACAATCTCAGTTAATCTATTTTATTGCAGCCTCTGCGGCACTTACGCTTCTTCCGGGACCTGATATTCTATTCGTAATTACTCAGAGCATTTCGCAGGGCAAAAAGGCAGGAATTGCAACAGCATCCGGCCTCTCTACCGGCGTACTCGCCCATACTACCGCAGCCGCAATCGGAGTTTCTGCCCTTATATATAAGTCTGCTCTTGCTTTTGAAATTGTAAAATACGCGGGTGCAGTTTATCTACTCTACCTTGCCTGGCACGCCTTAAAAGAAAGTGAAGAGCTAGTATCTTCGGCTCCTGTTAGGGAAACCAACACTTTTGCCCTCTACAGGCGCGGTATCTTTATGAACGTTTTAAACCCTAAGGTTGCTCTATTCTTCCTCGCCTTCCTGCCCCAGTTTGTAAACATAGGTTCGGGAAATGTCCCCATGCAGATGATATTTCTGGGAATAATTTTCATGGTTCAGGCCTGGCTGATCTTTTCCGCTGTTTCGGTTTTTGCCGGAACCGTTGGAGAAAGAATAATACAGAAGCCAGGAGTTGGTAGATATATTAACTGGGGAAAAGCCGGAATTTTTACATTCATTGGGATAAAACTTGCATTGTCTCATAAATGA
- a CDS encoding class I SAM-dependent methyltransferase has translation MKPPLFEPGEPRFWDDPHISKSMLEAHFNQAHDGASRRNAEIEKTVFHLITSRVLKKGDRILDLGCGPGLYSSRLCFEGMKVTGIDLSRRSIDYARAQAERDGHDIDYICADFFNIDYKETFDAVLQVYGEICTFSDEKRDLLLSLVHRALKENGIFIFDVSTRELRMQEGLKNRWYFSEGGFWRPGRHLVLEEGFDYPENDTWLNQYIIMDEDGEVKVYRLWFHDYSLEKISRVLEQNGFRVENAWNSLSGEFYRKGGDWIAIDARKV, from the coding sequence TTGAAACCTCCTCTTTTCGAACCCGGTGAGCCTCGTTTCTGGGACGACCCGCACATCTCGAAAAGCATGCTCGAAGCCCACTTTAACCAGGCCCATGATGGGGCTAGCCGAAGAAATGCTGAGATCGAAAAAACAGTTTTCCATCTCATAACCTCAAGAGTTCTGAAAAAAGGAGACCGAATACTTGATCTCGGCTGCGGGCCAGGGCTGTACAGCAGCAGGCTGTGTTTTGAAGGCATGAAAGTAACTGGCATTGACCTTTCCAGACGGTCTATAGATTATGCGCGAGCTCAGGCTGAAAGAGATGGGCATGATATCGATTATATCTGTGCAGACTTTTTCAATATCGATTATAAAGAGACTTTTGATGCTGTTCTTCAAGTCTATGGGGAAATCTGTACCTTTTCCGACGAAAAACGTGACCTTCTCCTGAGCCTTGTTCACAGGGCACTTAAAGAAAACGGAATTTTCATCTTTGACGTGTCAACAAGAGAGCTACGCATGCAAGAAGGGCTCAAAAACAGGTGGTATTTCTCTGAAGGTGGATTCTGGAGACCAGGCAGGCACCTTGTGCTGGAAGAAGGATTTGACTATCCTGAAAATGATACCTGGCTAAATCAGTATATAATCATGGATGAAGATGGGGAAGTAAAGGTCTACAGACTCTGGTTTCATGATTATTCCCTTGAGAAAATAAGCAGGGTTCTTGAGCAGAATGGATTTAGAGTTGAAAATGCATGGAACAGTCTATCCGGAGAGTTCTACAGGAAAGGCGGAGACTGGATAGCGATAGATGCAAGAAAAGTATAG
- a CDS encoding formylglycine-generating enzyme family protein — MGSPMREKRRKLWESPVHKVTIKKPFYLSRYPVTQEQWQKVMGNNPAYFKGEKHPVENVSWDEIKVFFRKLNALENVDGISRIYRLPTEAEWEYAARAGTETAYFFGDDGSKLSEYAWFLENSGFATHPVGLKKPNPWGLYDIYGNAGEWVQDEYHISYKGAPIDGGAWENALPSVSTPVRVRRGGGWNGNAGCCRSAERLFVAQDKRLNSLGFRVVKDI, encoded by the coding sequence ATGGGCTCTCCAATGCGTGAAAAAAGAAGAAAGCTCTGGGAAAGTCCTGTGCATAAAGTAACAATCAAAAAACCTTTTTACCTTAGCAGGTATCCGGTGACACAGGAGCAATGGCAGAAAGTCATGGGTAACAATCCTGCATATTTTAAGGGCGAAAAGCATCCTGTTGAAAATGTTTCATGGGATGAGATTAAGGTCTTTTTCCGGAAACTTAATGCTCTGGAAAATGTCGATGGAATTTCCCGAATCTACCGCCTTCCAACTGAAGCCGAATGGGAATATGCAGCCAGAGCAGGAACTGAAACCGCTTACTTTTTTGGAGACGATGGATCGAAACTTTCAGAATATGCCTGGTTTCTGGAGAATTCCGGGTTTGCAACCCATCCGGTCGGCCTGAAAAAGCCAAATCCCTGGGGGCTTTATGATATTTATGGAAATGCAGGAGAATGGGTACAGGACGAGTACCATATCAGTTACAAAGGCGCCCCGATAGATGGAGGGGCATGGGAAAACGCCCTTCCAAGTGTATCCACTCCAGTGAGAGTAAGGAGAGGCGGAGGCTGGAACGGAAATGCAGGATGCTGTCGGTCGGCTGAAAGACTTTTTGTGGCTCAGGATAAAAGGTTAAATAGTCTGGGATTTCGAGTGGTTAAGGATATTTAA
- a CDS encoding restriction endonuclease — MKFWLLKAAGTLEDEELILENSVITIGWAEFPDLSGVRNEAQVKKIMLEKYPGMQEERSSAWTGEIYSFITKIKKGDFVAVPLKTRNEMLIGKVTGDYEYRQISDFIRHIRSVSWSKTIPKGDFEEEYDVDLSSPETLSLIEAGPEKFLEITEIKTLGVLLEELNFTLDELGSLKERLLELTYRLAETEEISEVRKIAAEMGKMLKEK, encoded by the coding sequence ATGAAATTCTGGTTGCTCAAAGCTGCAGGCACCCTGGAAGATGAAGAACTGATTCTGGAAAACAGTGTAATTACAATAGGGTGGGCTGAATTCCCGGATTTGTCAGGCGTTAGAAATGAGGCACAGGTAAAGAAAATAATGCTCGAGAAATATCCCGGGATGCAGGAAGAGCGTAGTTCTGCCTGGACAGGAGAGATATACTCATTTATCACAAAAATAAAGAAAGGAGACTTTGTGGCAGTTCCACTAAAAACCAGGAACGAGATGCTGATTGGAAAAGTTACCGGAGACTATGAGTATCGGCAGATCAGTGATTTTATCAGACATATCAGGAGTGTGAGTTGGTCTAAAACGATCCCGAAGGGAGATTTCGAGGAAGAATATGATGTTGACCTCAGTTCTCCTGAGACACTTTCCCTTATAGAAGCAGGCCCTGAAAAATTTTTAGAGATAACTGAGATAAAAACCCTGGGGGTCCTTCTTGAAGAGCTTAACTTTACTCTTGATGAACTTGGTTCCCTGAAAGAAAGGTTGCTTGAACTTACTTACAGGCTAGCTGAGACTGAAGAGATTTCCGAAGTCAGAAAAATCGCAGCCGAAATGGGGAAAATGCTGAAAGAAAAGTGA